In Desulfovibrio sp. Fe33, the DNA window TTCACCTCTTTCCAGGGCATGTGCACCTCCAGGCTTCCATGCCCAAAGTGTTACCCATGTTCCCGGACTAATGTGTTACCTATGTACCCGGACTGTACCCTTTACAAAGGGTTCCCCTCTTCCCTTTCCCCCGGCCGCCGGAGGCAAAACAAAAACACGGCCCGAACGCAGTGCGCTACGGGCCGTGTTTGTTTGTCGGGCGAGAAGGCTAAAGCATCTCGTGCTGATAATTCTCGCCGCCGAGGAGGTCGACCATGTCGCGGAGAATTTTGAGTGTCTCCTGGGCCTCCTTGGGGTCGAGCTTGCGAAGGGCGAATCCGGCGTGGATGATGATATAGTCGCCGATGGCGGCTTCTTCGTCGAGGAGCATGATGGACGCCTGGACCGTGGTGTCGCCTTCACCCACTTTGCAGGTGGCGACGCCGTCATTTATTTCAAGAATTTCTGCAGGAATCGCGAGGCACATAAATCTTCTCCGTTGCGGGGTTTTTGTCCGTCCGAAGGGTATAGGAGCCGCCGGCAGCCTTCACTTCCTCAAGAACCAGAGCCTCCATTTGCGGGAGCCGAATTTCCAGTTCCGGGGACAGGGCGGCGGACATGTCCTTGAAGTTGACCGGCTCTATGCCGAAAAGGATGACGTTATCCGGCACGCTGCCAATGATGCTACACTGGGCAAGCGTGTCGAGCAAGTCCGTCTGGTGCATGGAATTCTTGAAGGCGCACGCCT includes these proteins:
- a CDS encoding HypC/HybG/HupF family hydrogenase formation chaperone encodes the protein MCLAIPAEILEINDGVATCKVGEGDTTVQASIMLLDEEAAIGDYIIIHAGFALRKLDPKEAQETLKILRDMVDLLGGENYQHEML
- a CDS encoding HyaD/HybD family hydrogenase maturation endopeptidase, giving the protein MPEKDKRILILGVGNILFTDEGFGVRVAEDLEQKYEFSDNVTVLDGGTLGLKLMGPIMESDYLIIVDIVLNDGTPGEIFRLLGEDLNKACAFKNSMHQTDLLDTLAQCSIIGSVPDNVILFGIEPVNFKDMSAALSPELEIRLPQMEALVLEEVKAAGGSYTLRTDKNPATEKIYVPRDSCRNS